Part of the Jatrophihabitans sp. GAS493 genome, CTGTGCGCCGCTGGCCGAGCGCAGTGGCAAGCTGCTGGCCGACCCGGCCGAGCTCGACCGCATCCTGGCCAAGGGCGCCGACCGCGCCCGGGAGGTGGCCGATCCGACGCTGACCGACGCCTACGCCAAGGTCGGCTTCCTGCCGCCGGCTGCCCGGGCATGAGCGCCACCCTCGGGGTCGTCATCGACATCCCGGAGCCACACTCGACGGTACTGACCGGCTGGCGGCGAAGTGTCGGCGATCCGCAGGCCGACATGATCTGGCCGCACGTCACGCTGCTGCCCCCGACGGCCATCGCCAAGGTCGACCTGGACGAGATCGAGTCGCACCTGGCCAAGGCGGCCGAGGCCTGCGGTCCGTTCCCGATGCACCTGGCCGGCACCGGCACCTTCCGCCCGCTCTCCCCGGTCGTCTTCATCCAGGTCGCCCGCGGACTGGCCGAATGCGAGCTGCTGGAGAAGGCGATCCGCAGCGGCCCGCTGGCCCGTGACCTGGAGTTTCCGTACCACCCACACGTCACGGTGGCCCACGACGTCGACGAGGACGCCCTGGACACCGCATACAGCGGCCTGTCGGATTACATCGCCCGCTTCGTCGTCGATCGCTTCACCCTCTTCGAGCGGGGGCCGGGCGGCGGCTGGACGCAGCGGCGCCATTACCAACTGGGTACGGCCGGGCCGGAATCGGGTACGAACTAGCGCATGACGGTCCCGGCGGCAAAGCAACGCTGGGCCGCGCTGCGAACGCGCTACCACTGGCTCGACCATGTTCTCGTCGCCTACCAGCAGTACACCGACACCAAGGGCAA contains:
- a CDS encoding 2'-5' RNA ligase family protein, which produces MSATLGVVIDIPEPHSTVLTGWRRSVGDPQADMIWPHVTLLPPTAIAKVDLDEIESHLAKAAEACGPFPMHLAGTGTFRPLSPVVFIQVARGLAECELLEKAIRSGPLARDLEFPYHPHVTVAHDVDEDALDTAYSGLSDYIARFVVDRFTLFERGPGGGWTQRRHYQLGTAGPESGTN